The sequence below is a genomic window from Bos javanicus breed banteng chromosome 5, ARS-OSU_banteng_1.0, whole genome shotgun sequence.
TCTACAACACAACGACATCAGCCAAGCAGCAGAAAACCGCTTGTATGTAGTTCAGGGTGGCCCAACTTGGCTGCAGGTTTTAATCTACAAGAGGAAGGATTTGTAGTTACCGCTACGCTTCATGGGAGCCAGCAGTTTTGGCGAAGTGGCCTGAGGAGCTTGCATGACACAGCTTCCGGGTGGCAGTCTGGCCACCCTGGAGGACTGGGCTAGTTCTTGGTGCCCCCTCCCCTACCCGAGGTCCTGACTAGGAGGTGAGGGGCTGGGGCCCACAGATAGAAGAAATGGATACTGGATCTAGGGATGCCGGTCTGGAGCCATGACGGAAGCACAGCCTCAGATTACAATTGGAAATCGGGCAGGTGGAAGAGACGATGGTTAAGGGTGCAAGGTTTGGAGTTGGCTGGTTTCAGATTCTGTACCAGCACTTCTTAGCACCCACCTCTCAAAGCGTCAAGTCTCCATCTGGGAAATGGGGATAACAATTGGACTCACTCCCTCATTGGCCAGAAGGATGTAAAGCACTCACCCAGGGAGCACTCAGTACATGGGAGCTATTAATGTCACTATGAACTGGGTGGAAAGGGAGACTTCAGCCATCAGAGCTGTCCATCGATGGAGCGTGGAGAAGAAGTTTCCCCTGTCCCTGAGGTGGAGGAGCCCCAGGTCCCAGAGTGCAGGTTGGAATTCTGCTGAGCAAAGAGCTTTTGGGGAGGAAGCCCCAAAGGATTAGGTGGCTATGTCTGCCATCCTAGTTTATACTTCGACATGGGCAGCTGCTAGATCCTGGTGTGGacctgtgttgtgtgtgtgttgctgggGGAGGTGGCAAGAGAGAAGGCCCACTCACCCGTCCTAAAGGACCAGGCCTACTGACTGCAGACAGCAAGACAGACCTGATCTACCTTTCACATACTTGCTCCTTGAAGTCTTTGCAAGGCCCCTTCTCTGCTGGGCGAGAATGGGCTGCTTGGAAGGCACTCAGGCGGAGTCCCACCTGAGTCAGCAAGTGGCCCACCTGCAGTGTGGACACAGCTGGGCTGGGGGCACAGCTCCGGCCTGAGGCCTCAGTTCTGAGCACCCGCTGACCCCACTGTGATGCCAGCTGTCCTGAGCTACTGCACTGGGTGAGAGAGGGGACCGTGGATTATCTGTCCTTTGCATTCTACCCTCTAGCTACTTCCAGAAAGCATTTGAGGAAGCAGAGGTGCAGGGATAAGAGACCAGGTCAGGCCCACCAAGCAGGTAACCGGAACCTTTAATTTTATTATGTGGAATGCTTAATGCAGAGTTAATAGGGGCTGGAGTACCTAGCAGAGGGGAGGGGGGGCAGAGGGAGCTACTGAGATAAATAAGAGGGGGGCAGTAATGAGTTACATGTGGACTTGGGGGCGGAGGGCTGCAGAATAGGAAAATGGGGGCAGAAGAGAGCTACATACTTTATTCAAATACCACTGGGAGGCAAAGGGCGAAAGGCCAGGGCAGCATGTACATGTCAGGAGTTTAGTGTCTTCAGCCTGCTGCCAGCAACCAGGGTGCTGGGCCCTGGGTCCCCCCTGGAGCCGAGGGTTTGGGCCTGAGCAGCTCTAactccctgggaagcccaaggagctGGGGCTGAGAGCGCAAGGACCACAGAGCCTGGGGAGgttggggggcaggggctggTGGGAGCCGGGAGGAAGGCTCTGTGAATTGTCTCCGAATCCTTTCCTGGGGTCCCGGCCTCCTCACGTCCTGGGTGTGCCTCAAAGTAGGGAGGTTGTCCTGGAGTGGGACCTGGGCCCTTTTGCTCCATTAGACAAAGAACGAGGTTATTGGCACCGAAATGGATCTGAGGACCTCTGTGCCAATTCCTTCCTGTGTTCAGGAGGGCAGGGGGCACTGAAGGGTTGAGGAGACCTCCCTCTGAGctcccatcccaccctcactCCCTTGAGGAGGTTCAAAGCTGTCCTCAGCGCCCCGCACCCAGGGGCAGATGGAGCCCCAGTAGTCCCTGACGCAGGTTTCTGGTTGCCGCGCTCTTAAGACACGTGGCCTGGGTGCACAGGTTAGGTCAGACCCCCTATTCCTCGCGGAAGAGGAAACACAGGCACAGGGGTGGCCAGGCCTCCGATTCCCATCCCACCGACCCTGGGTGCTTCACCCTCCCAGAGGAGGGTAGGCGGGGCCTGCTCAGATCCTGGGATCGAGGGTCATTCCTGGGGGGGAAGGTACAGCCCCTCATTTTTCGGTTTAGGGGCAACAAGCtacctccttctcctctgcccagcCGAGTAGCCCAGGGCTGTGCCTGGGCCGGAGCCTGGGTAGGACGGGGTGGGGTCATCAAAGGCAGTGAGCCAGACAGAAGGCCTTCCCCTCAGCTGTCAGCCTCTGCAGCCTCCTCCTCTGCCGCCACCGGGCCTGAGATGGGCGAGGAACAGGGCGcgagggctgggggaaggggcagggcaaGATGGGTGGtgacgggggtggggggccccCCTCTATGGCCGGGACAGCGTCGTATATACCGGCTGCTCCCAGTGTGTGGGGCTATGGGACTGGGGCCCTGAGGGGCTGGGGTCAGAGATGGCCGTGTAGAGGGGCCGCTGCGAGGGCCCCATGTAGGAGAAGGCCGAGTAGAGGCCGGAGGTCTGGCCCGAGTGGCCGTAATAGGGTCCTGAGGGCTGATGGTCAGAGTAGTCAAACTGGGGGCGGGAGATGGAGGGGAAGGCGGAGCCGTAGTGGGGCAGACTGAGGGAGGTGTAGGCGATCTGCGAGGTGGACGGCTGGTCGGTGTAGTGCGGGGGCCCCTGGGGCCCCGCCGTCTCCGTCTTCACCTGGGCTTTGGCGTCCACGCCAGGCGGCGAGACCGTGGGCAGAGCCACGCCTGGAGGCTTGGAGATCCAGGCAGAGTGTCCGCTGGCCACAGCCAGGGCGCTGCCCAGCCCGTAGCCGGCTGCCGAGTAGCCGCCCACGTGGCCCGGGTGCCCGTTGGGCGGCAGGTACTGGTCCAACTCGGCCACGTCGAAGGTCTCCATGTTGGACATTACCTCATGGCTGATCTCGCCGATGTCCACGTTGCCGAAGTCGATGTGAGGCTTCCCGCCCTCCCCCAGGGAGCGCCCATCCCGTTTGGGGTCTGCCTTGCCCGACTGCAGCTCTGTCTTTGGGGTGGTCGGAGGGGTGGGTGGGCCATGGCTCTGGCCTAGAGGGCGaagggagacacagagagagagagagaggaagcaggaaCCGAGGTCAGCGGCTGATGGTTCACTTTTCAGATGCAATGCCTCTGGGAGGCTGAGGATCCATCACGGCATGGCCTTGTATGTTTTAATGTGTTCGGGGAGGCCTGCGGTGGTGTTTGGCTATGTAATGATCTTGGGTTGATGTCCAGTCATTTACAAAATTCCTCAGTCCTAGGAATGAGTCTTTTCTCCTACCAGGATAGGACTCCCCTCTctcacccccgccccctcccagaGTTTCCATTGTCCCCATTGGAAGGTTCTTCCTCATACCAGCTGAAGTCGGCTGCCCTCCTGC
It includes:
- the SOX10 gene encoding transcription factor SOX-10, translated to MAEEQDLSEVELSPVGSEEPRCLSPGSAPSLGPDGGGGGGGGSGLRASPGPGELGKVKKEQQDGEADDDKFPVCIREAVSQVLSGYDWTLVPMPVRVNGASKSKPHVKRPMNAFMVWAQAARRKLADQYPHLHNAELSKTLGKLWRLLNESDKRPFIEEAERLRMQHKKDHPDYKYQPRRRKNGKAAQGESECPGGEAEQGGAAAIQAHYKSAHLDHRHPGEGSPMSDGNPEHPSGQSHGPPTPPTTPKTELQSGKADPKRDGRSLGEGGKPHIDFGNVDIGEISHEVMSNMETFDVAELDQYLPPNGHPGHVGGYSAAGYGLGSALAVASGHSAWISKPPGVALPTVSPPGVDAKAQVKTETAGPQGPPHYTDQPSTSQIAYTSLSLPHYGSAFPSISRPQFDYSDHQPSGPYYGHSGQTSGLYSAFSYMGPSQRPLYTAISDPSPSGPQSHSPTHWEQPVYTTLSRP